In the Triticum aestivum cultivar Chinese Spring chromosome 2B, IWGSC CS RefSeq v2.1, whole genome shotgun sequence genome, gttcgtctacgttcgtgtgtctttggATTGGATCTTTCTGATGTACattattcttcatctgcggcggttgttgttctagcgcgctggtcctacggggccttagcacgactacttcccgactatctactacaacaagttgtgcccgagtccggcgatggaggggcgatgacggcggcgcgccttcggcttgcttcagtgctggtagtcgttgctaggtggtctacagaTCTGAATGTAATTTCTATTATTTTTGATATTCTTTGTACTGCCATCATTGAAGATGAATAAATTAAAAAATTTCTCGCAAAAAGAGGtaggagaaaaaaaggaaaaaaagacttTGTGATGCTGCATGGCTGCTGCTTGGATCTTTAACTGGGCTGGAAGTTGGAGGCTGCATGGGGCTGCTGTTTGGATCTTCAACTGGAGGCTCGGGACACATTtagaaaatgaagtaaatctgatCTTTGTCTAAAAAAAAAAGTAAATCTGATCTTTTTTAAGAAAATCGAGTGGAGCCCACAAGTTAGGGAGCAGTGTTCTAAAAAAAATTATACGAGGAGCTCACCGGGTAAAAACCCATAAATAATGAATTTGTATCATGTTTTTTCGTGATAAAGCCTGGGTTTCTGTTAAATAGATTAAAAAAAATATCATTACCACAATACGATGATGCAGATTTAAAAGATTTAATTAACAGAAATCTTGTTTCATACTAAAATTATGTGCATATAACCATTACCAGCGCTCATCTACTTTGCAATAATGGGATCTATCGTGTCCACTCTCAAAAAGAAAAGTGTAACGTCAGTCTCAAACTACACTTTATGCATTTGTTTACTCTGTTTGAAAGAATGCTGAGAATTTTAAGCAAGAGACTGCTACTAGTGAAAAATACCGAGTTTGCTAACAATTTGAGTAACCACTTTATGACGAGATTGTAGCTCAATCTTCCGACTGAGCAATATGAGGATCACTGACAAAGTTGCGCGCCCACGGAATGATGCATGTTGCCATTGAATCCTGGTATCAAGCCAATGTTAGAGCCTTGCATAAGTAGATCGCACACTTTATGCATTTGTTTACTCTCCTTGAAAGAATGCGGAGAATTTCTAAGCAGAAGACAGCTCCGAGTGAAAAATACCGAGTTTGCTCACGATCTGAGTAACCACTTTATCACGACATTGTAGCTCAATCTTCCAACTGAACAATATGAGGATCACTCACAAGTTGCGCGCCCATAGAATGATGCATGTTGCCATTGAATCCGGCTGTCAAGCCAATGTTAGAGCCTTGCATAAGTAGATCGCACAAAGAACTAATTATACTCCCTGCTATCTGAATCAATTGATGCTGCCTCTATACGAGTCCTATTAATTGGTTGAAGACTTGAAATAGTGTAATGTTTGTACATGAGGATGTAGCTCAAAAGGCAGAGCACTTAATGGATGCACATAAGAGTGGCTCCTCGAAGCCATTCGAGATGGTGGACGGCGACCTCACTAGTGGCGATGGACACTGCCACGACGCTGGCGGCAGCGAGAGAGGAGGGGAGAAAGGCTTTTCATTTAGAATGAGATCTGACTGCCGTGTGGGGGTAGGTAAGGTCGAGTGTAGCAGTGATAGACGCACAGAGTTGCCCGTCACCCCAGTATAAGCATGGGAGGCGGCAACGTGATCAAATATAGCTGTGGTGAGCGACTGTCAAAACCTGCCACCCCCTATATGAAAATATTTGAAAACGTTTGGCTTGTGGTTGCCCAAATATTGCTATGGAAGGTACAAAATGACGCGCCGCCATAGATGTGGCAGTTAACTGTGGCGGGCAACCGTTGGCGCCCGCCACATTAGCTTGCTAGTCGGGCATGAACTAGAAAACACACAACTGTGATGGGTTATCTTGACTGCCCGCCACAGCTACTTGTGTAGCGCTAGCGGCAGGATTTGGCGGTCGCCACTGCCCTCCACTAATTTGTGATCTCCAATAAGCCCTTTCCCAGTAGTGCTTGAAGCATGTGTCTACAACATCCCCAAGTCTCTCCAAGGTTCCTAGTCCTTCATTGGCAAGGTCAGAATTGCCGGGACCTCATTTGTGACCTTGACCGATGCTAGTGTCCTGCATTATGCACTGGAGAAGCACGGGATGTTTTTGCCTAGTAGTAGCACTGGGTTTtttcctagtagtagcgcgggcatcggcgctacagctaaacttcggtggcggcggaggcgacgaCGAGTAGGCGCCTAGGCGCTCGCCAGTAGGTACTAGGTAGAGCCTGATCTCGGTGTGGCTGGTTGGTTGTTCAGACTTGCTGAGTAGGCACTCCAGCAGGCAGCAGTAAATAAAAAAAGTGAGAGCTTTGCGTCTAATCTGTTCCAAGTGTTGCATTCCAATCTTGGTCCAACTGGCAAGGACAAACAAAAAGTTGGAACTGAATTTGACCTGATCTGTGCCTTTTGAACCGATAGTGAGACGCTAGCTCCAACTGCCTCGTACCGTGTAGTGTACTACTCCAAAAAGCTAATGGTGTTCTGCTCGTAGTAGCTGAAAATGAAAACATAACTTTGGATTTCCAAAAGGAGAAAAAAGGGCAATTTGAAGTCAGTTTCATGGGATGTTTAGCTGACAAATCTGTGCACTAACAAGTGATTACACACTCATCCTAGGCAAGAACGTAGCTTGCTAAGGTCCTGGTATCTAATGGTTCGACAGTTACTCAGGAGTGACGTGGTGGGGGAGTTCCGCGGGTGTGCTGTGTGATTTGGAAGCGAACTAGAAGTAACTAGTCTTCAACCCATGCTACTGCATGGGCTAGTAATTACCCAAAATTTATAATATTATACATAAAATGTTTAAGTAATTATTTACTTTATATCCCGTCCAAATCAGAAGTATTGATTATTTTTACTACTTATTTTCATAGCGCAGATAATATTATATTTCCTACGCCCTACACTTTAAACATTGTGGACAATCATATACCTTTAAATTTCATATGCTAGTGTCCTGCATTATGCACTGGAGAAGCACGGGATGTTTTTGCCTAGTAGTAGCACTGGGTTtttcctagtagtagcgcgggcatcggcgctacagctaaactttagcagtagcgttggtcagcCCGCGCTACTGCGATGTATGTTAGTAGTAGCAGgcactactgctaagtaatagcagcGTGGTCTTCAACCCATGCTAGTACTATTCATCTGTATTTCAATTCTTTTTATTTTATACTCTATTTTACATCTACTAATCCAACTTTTGGCCACATGAATCTAATCTGggtttcttccacccaatgatgtaataactcatcatgatcataataagtcatcatcatcatcataacaactcatcatcatagtcatataggAACTAGCTCATCATTCTAGCACAATGTAGCACATAATTCGTCATCATCATCGTGATAACAAATCATCATTATAGTCATATAGGAACTAGCTCATCATTCTAGCACAATGTAGCACAaaactcatcatcatcatgataACAAGCCATCATCGTATTCATATGAGAActagctcatcattctaggacaatGTAGCACATAACTACCTAAGACCTGCTACTCTCTCGAAGGTAAGATAGCATAAAATGGGTAAACCCCTGAATCTCCATTACGGAGAATACAGATGAACCTATCTCTCATTTGTGGGCTGCGCTTGATGTTGCCCCCAAGTAGTTCCCTGCGATCATTCAGAACTTTTCTCCAGTCTTTGATTGTGAGGACGTCATCTCTTTGATGAATCGTGTATGCACTGCGGTGACACGTAGGCCAACTTGGCTTTAAGCTAATAATGTTCATGTCACCTTTCATTTCCATAAGACGAGGTACACAATCCACCGGGAATTTCTATTGAAGAACATCATAATGACATACTTAGCAAAATGTATAGTTTACTTCAgaagaatgtatgcaaaagatgcattgaTGATATAATAGgaaaatcttaccatgatatctcGATGGATGTTACCGTAATTCAACacgtggactagtggcacgtattgatcaTAACTTGGAGGAATATGACAACTCATCTTAAAAGTCTCAACATCTTGAATCCatgaaacaaaatgatttatctccTCGCAAGTTAGCTCAGACCCATAAGTGTAGTAGGTTTTCTCTACTACTTTCCGTACATTTCTTGAAGAATggaaactcacatagaggtagaagtgGAAGCATACCCTTTTAAgtgaacaatataaattacttaataaatatgtttgagaaactaacatagaggtagaagtggaagcatatcaacatcgacccaaatgttgatattatcttcatcgatgtcatcttcaggatcaccaagatcgaaggtgacatGCATACCCTCCTGAAAACCATACGCCTTGCATATTTCTATCCAATtcgagcaaccaaaatgggagTAGGTCACCGCATGttggaaacgttgcatggaaaacaaaaaacaattctacgcacacgcaagatctatcaaaggagatgcatagcaatgagatgggagagcgtctctacgtaccctcgtagaccgtcagCGGAAGTGTttgataacacggttgatgtagtcaaacttcttcgcgctccaaccgatcaagtaccgaacgtacgacacctccgcattctgcagacgttcaactcggtgacgtcctcagccttcttgatccagcaagacaacgaggtagtggatgagtttcgacaacatgacggcatggtgacggtgatggtgaagctatatccacagggcttcgcctaagcagtacgacaATATGtccggggtgtaaacggtggatgGGGCGCCGCACATGGAAAAACATTTATTTTCCTATCTAAAACCGACTCTAACTTATGTTCCAAATATAACGGTCCCGTCTAGTGTAGCACTCCACTAGTAGAAATAGGGCCAATTgacccggttcataagggcctttagtcccggttcttacacgaaacgggactaaaggccgtccacgtggccgctgcctggaggtccacctttagtcccggttggtaacaccaagcGGTATAAAGGAAGTTTtataaattttttgaatttttttcatgattttcaaaattttgaattattttaacctctgatctctaatcacccctcatcactactcaatttaacctctaatctctaatcacccctcatcattgtaaatcatctaacttcccggagggtcacccatcctctcactactccagcctgagcacgtttaacttccgggttctattatCCCTCGTTTCCAAGCCtgtacttgttgttttcctgacaatagtaagatgtcaatcctattaaccctcaggaatttagcttgagcatgaagtcacacatttcactgtttgagtttgaaactattgttctaaaaaacaataattatttagtaacactaatatttcttgaataagtagttggaccacagtttgaccagatttgaccgaaattcaaaaaaactgaaacaaTTATTTAgcaacactaatatttcttgaataagtagtttgaccatagtttgaccacaatttgaccagatttgaccaaatttcaaaaaaaaactgaaataattatttagcaacactaatattcttgaataattatttagtaacactaatacttcttgaataagtagtttgaccagatttaacaaaaataaaaaaaaactaaaatttgagcataactttttttccttttagaatttgaggattctaaaaatttgcaaacaagccgtaggccgtcaaaattggatccggattttcgtgctgaatattttgatatattatacgttttttctgacatcgtatgcaaaagttatagctgttttatattttccctacactttttgcaaaacatgtccaaatttaagtttttaaattttcctaactagtagatgtagtaacataactacatctcgaaggattttcatttttaaagtttttatcatttcttttactttttacaaaactgaaaaggcgatccacaggacggcgggggggggggggggtgttagagtttgaaaatgagacctttagtacctgttcgtgccatgaaccgataCTAATGCTTCAAACCCCTGAGACTAAtacctgtacggtgccctagctgtttgaaccgggactaatgctcacattagtcccggttcgtaatgcaaccaggattaatgctcttttctggccgaatcaaagccctgttttctacaaGTGTCGTCTAAAATACACTGCTGGGCTGCGCGCCTGGGCCAAGTATCTCGGTCTATCGAGCTGGCCCGGTCAAAACCAGGACCAGACCGACTTATTTTCGGGCCTGTTTCTGCAGACCGGACCGACCATTTTTATCAGCGGGCCAGGACCGTTCGGTCCGATCCGTTGCGGGCCACGAGCCGGGCCAAAAGCCCGCTCGCCACGTCCAGGCCGAGTCTTGTGTATCGTTGTACATTTCAAAGCAGCAAGCAAGGATCGGAGTACCCAAATACTGTAGCAGCCTAGACGTTCCCCAAATACAGTATAAACTAGTGAACTTATGAGGAAATTTCCTTGGACCACTTTCAGTGACCAGCACCCACCGCTTTCCTTGACGTGATCCGCCCGTCCCCCATTGCGTCACACGCCTATCTCCGCAAAGTCACACTCCCAACCCTCTAAAGGCTTGAGTGCTCTACCCACAGCCATTACCACGCCTCGCACAATTGTCGCCAGGCGAGACAAGGACAGCTAGCAAGAGAGCAAGGCGATGTCAATGGCGGACGAGCAATACGACGCTGGGCCGCGTGGGGCGCCGCATGGGCTGCTGTTGGCGGTGGTGGTGGGGCTGCTGGTTGGGTGGCCGCTTTTCCTAAGTGACGGCGCTGAGGCGGTCACCGATGCCATCGCCGGGCTGCTCGGCCCCGTGGGCCTGCTCCTCCTCCCGGTggggctcctcctcctcatccacctcctcTCCTGCGACCGCTCCCCCGACGTGTTCGAGTTTGGCGGCTCGCCCGACGCCGTGCACCACGTCGGGGGATCCCCCGTCGGCGTGGCGCTGATGCTGGTCCTCATCCTTGCCCTCCTCTACTACCGGTCCGCGCTCttcggtggcggcggaggcgacgaCGAGTAGGCGCCTAGGCGCTCGCCAGTAGGTACTAGGTAGAGCCTGATCTCGGTGTGGCTGGTTGGTTGTTCAGACTTACGAGTAGGCACTCCAGCAGGCAGCAGTAAATAAAAAAAGTGAGAGCTTTGCGTCTAATCTGTTCCAAGTGTTGCATTCCAATCTTGGTCCAACTGGCAAGGACAAACAAAAAGTTGGAACTGAATTTGACCTGATTTGTGCCTTTTGAACCGATAGTGAGACGCTAGCTCCAACTGCCTCGTACCGTGTAGTGTACTACTCCAAAAAGCTAATGGTGTTCTGCTCGTAGTAGCTGAAAATGAAAACATAACTTTGGATTTCCAAAAGGAGAAAAAAGGGCAATTTGAAGTCAGTTTCATGGGATGTTTAGCTGACAAATCTGTGCACTAACAAGTGATTACACACTCATCCTAGGCAAGAACGTAGCTTGCTAAGGTCCTGGTATCTAATGGTTCCACAGTTACTCAGGAGTGACGTGGTGGGGGAGTTCCGCGGGTGTGCTGTGTGATTCGGAAGCGAACTAGAAGTAACTAGTCTTCAACCCATGCTACTGCACGGGCTAGTAATTACCGAAAATTTATAATATTATACATAAAATGTTTAAGTAATTATTTACTTTATATCCCGTCCAAATCAGAAGTATTGATTATTTTTACTACTTATTTTCATAGCGCAGATAATATTATATTTCCTACGCCCTACACTTTAAACATTGTGGACAATCATACACCTTTAAATTTTTTGTATTGATCTTCGTGACATAACAAAATATGGTCACACCATTATACATACTAAAGTCTCCTAAACTAACACTGGCTAAATGCATCTCATGATGTCCTATGTTTTTAACACTACTACACATATATCATCCATGATTTTGCTCTCTAGCACTTACTATTCACTGGTTAACCATGTTTCCCGCGTACATGTGgttaaaatatttttcaaaataagcaCTCGGTAGTTCATTATGCCGATCACTCTCAACCCCATCCATGCATGCTCtcgatgtgtgtgtgtgttacacaTGCGCATGCTCGGACACACACATAGCCCTATCCAACTCTTCGCTGCACCCACCAGTCAAGTGCTCATCAGTTCTACATGTTGATGAGATGCACACCTCGCTAAGGTATGTGGCTCGGTTAATTCTTGTACTTTTAAATGTTTGGAAGATTGTTGAACTTCTTGAAGTTTGCTTTTAAATGCATGGAAGGCCTATATGTCTTTTTTTAATAATTAACTATATTTCTGGTTTTCTCATCAGATCAATTTTTTACTTGGGCTGGAAAGTTTTAGAATCCATCCTTGTATTTTTAGTGGCTTACCCGTTTGTTTTGTCTAAGGATCCCCTAATTATTGGATTCCATCCG is a window encoding:
- the LOC123042828 gene encoding uncharacterized protein isoform X1, yielding MSMADEQYDAGPRGAPHGLLLAVVVGLLVGWPLFLSDGAEAVTDAIAGLLGPVGLLLLPVGLLLLIHLLSCDRSPDVFEFGGSPDAVHHVGGSPVGVALMLVLILALLYYRSALFGGGGGDDE
- the LOC123042828 gene encoding uncharacterized protein isoform X2 codes for the protein MSMADEQYDAGPRGAPHGLLLAVVVGLLVGWPLFLSDGAEAVTDAIAGLLGPVGLLLLPVGLLLLIHLLSCDRSPDVFEFGGSPDAVHHVGGSPVGVALMLVLILALLYYRSALFGGGGGDDE